Part of the Mytilus trossulus isolate FHL-02 chromosome 2, PNRI_Mtr1.1.1.hap1, whole genome shotgun sequence genome is shown below.
TATGTGTGAGAAATTTGCCAACACATTATTACATGTAGAATATAGTTGGCCAATATAAATTTGTGGAATAAGCACAGTTTTGCGACAAAATagaaaagatttaaaaagtgaaataaaatcaaaGGGCAATTTGGAAGTTTTCGTAATTTAAGTTGCTTTCATAATTGAACTTATTTTGtccatctaaaaaaaaattcgggCCATTGCTTTGTTTCAATGAATGAACTTGTATATTCAGAAATCTAATAATGACATCATCGactaaatatgataaaattacaaaatcctTGAAACTTAAGATACAATCTGGGCGTACATAAAGTATTGGCATTGCCAAAAGTCACAACTAATCGGTTGATATTACCCACAGGGAGTAACAGTCTACCAGAAGTAGTCTCTACTCTTGGGTTTGGCTTGGAGTGTTTGTTCCATAGTGTAATTTATTCAGGGCTGAAAATGTACCGTTGAAATTTCTAGATGAAGAACATTAGAGGTATATCTCTTAGAATTTTCAACCACATTTGATCTTTCTTAACAAGACCATTAAATGGATGGCACGTGTTGTTCCATGTTGAAGTAATGCTCATCGTTACGTACTTTGAGACTTTTGTGCAAATTCCTCAGAATGGTCATATgtgaactttttttaaaacagaagtTTCATTTATTGTTGAGTGAGTTTGTAtagaagaggggcgaaagatatcagagggacagtcatCTCTttttcgtaaagttttgttctaCCGGCCGTCATTGCCAATTTCTAGATAtaggtcaagatatgaggcagacttaactgtgtctgtagtatcctttatctctagttcgatgggatataCTAGTTCAACAaagtcaccaaattttaaattattaagtggagcaggatctgcttacccttcccaATTCAAGATACTTGTATCAATGTTcgtctttattttaaatgaaacaaagttatacCGAATTTACACCGACTTTCGGTGTCGTTCGCCAGGGAATTTGACTACACATAGTTAAAGCTCTAGTTGAAGACAACACTTTTGCCTTTTTGAAGGTGCAATAATAATTTGTTCAAATATCATCCGATTTCAGATCTTGACATGAATAAAAGTGACATTCAAGTGAAAAAATAGATACCGAAAAAATATTGGTTTAATGTCGACATCTTCGAGAATTTTGAGTGACTTGTTCATCGCTCTTATTCTATCAATGGATACCTGATATGAGAGTTTATCTAAACAGAGACATGAATCAAATAAAactcaacatttaaaaaaaaaatgcacaaccATCAACAAAAGCAGtcaaatgaagaagaaaaaaatgaattgctATTCTAGTTTAGTTCAAAAAGTAACTGTTATTAACAGTGCTAGTTCGCGTTAAGTTTCTGAATTTTTTAATCGTACACAGAAATGTCAATGTAGGTGCACATAATTGATTGCTTATTTCAGACTGCATTTTGAGGATATTAGAAGGAGTGACAGGGTGAGCAATGCTGACTCGAACATCTTGGAGGTGGCAACTTCAAAACAGTTTATAGGCTCTATAATTGCGTGTCTTTTTAGAGATTGAAATGTGTTGTTAGAGGAGATAAACTACATTTATTATTAATCCATGGTCCGCTGGAATACGAATTAgcattctgaaaaaaatcagGGGTCGATACATTAAAGAAGTTGTAAATCACTTGTAAGGGATCATTAAATACGGTTCAAATAAGATTTTGATAGAtgtattcatgtatatataGCTTTTGATATTATAATTACAGTTGTTGATAGATTTTGGCCCTCTAATCTTATTCTGTTCCATAGAGTAGATGGACAAAatgaaagatacaaaaaaatataaacaaacactGAGCTTTAAGGTAAACTATAACATTGGGAAGTCCATAAAACCTGACAAATAAATCGCTCGACTCAACCAATGAAACACTacaaaacaactgttatatataatattgaataCGTGGAAATACGTTTTAGAATTGAACaacatgttttgaaaaaaaaaataacataaaaaaagtaaaagacaaagTAGAGTGTATACACCAAGCGGATGTGGTTGATCAGAAGAACTACTTTTACAATCAAAATAATAGAAAGaggtttttatttttccaatttaaaGTCCTTGATTGAAATTTACAAACTTTGGTAGTTAGCGTCATCCGTATTTTGTATCTTCCGATATAGATTTAAAGTTTACCACCCGTGTGTTTCCAACCAAAGCTCATATGTCACGCGTCACAAAGTTTTCATAGTTAGGACCAGGAACATAAAGTAAGACCATTAAAGTAAAACTGTCACTTTgcatcattttttgtaaactatTCTTTTTGTAGagattcaaatataaaatatatctaagTGGAATGTATCTCATACTTTAGGTTtttctgatatttgttttagtatAAACTCATCTACCAGTAGAATAAACTACCTCAGGTTAACGGAAGGATATTTCccatcttttgtgttttttttgtttttttttacaaatatcgcAATAACATATATCTTATATGAAGAGGTTtagtgtttatttattattaaggCTATCTTTATCAGATCTTGTATACAAGTACATTGCGAGTTCATGTATATAGTTTCCATATTTAGTGttaattataatgataattaGTTACAGAAATGATTATTCATAGATAACCGAGCTCCATCTACATATTATTGATTTTTGCATTACAGTAAGATCTTTTTAATAGATATttttacaatagaaataaaGGTCCACATTATGATTACAAAATGTACTGACAATGACAACTctcaatatttctttatatttgtcGAAAAATTTAAGTCAAAGAAAATGAGGAAGCTTGGTTTAAGGTCAACAACatcaaagaaaaatgaaagggaaattaaagatttcttggatgacgaaaaaagtgaaaagtataGACAAGTCAACATTCTTCCGGATTTAGAAACTGATATGCCAAGTAGAGCATGGAGAAGGATGAGTGAAACACAAACTTTTAAAACAGTAGCCCCACTGAATATTCATTCCCCAGTACAACCTGATTGTTTAcgatttgtttgtttgtctgatACACACTCTATGCTCCATGCAGACAACATGTCGAATTTTTATGTTCCTCCTGGAGATATCTTACTACACGCAGGAGATTTCACAAATGAAGGGAGACCACTGGAAATCGAACGATTCAATGAAGTACTAGGTAAGAGTCCATAACCTATGCGGATTCAGTAGTATTCTTCGAAAATAATTGATATACAATGACATTTTTGAGCACTTTATGTTGGACTGAACCGATCACAAGACGAAAAAGTTGCAAATTGCTGATGATTGATTTATGATTTCTGAagcgtccagtggcaaacattcCATTCATTTGCAGAGTCATCCTGAAAACTTATGAATTATTTATACTGATTgcctttgtatttatttttaaaaaccttCTTGCTAAATCAAGGTATATCCATGGTATTTTATAGATGTTAGATTAttagtaaacatattttcttgaAACTAAATTATACACGGGTATTGACAATCACCACTCTATAGCGGCCACACAAGCACAATCACGATGAATATTACATCACATAATCGTCTCCTTGACTGAAATTTACAATGATGGTATGAAAGCATGTCGCCCTGTGATTTAATATTGGCCACTATGAATAGTgcagaatatatttttatccATCATAACCACAAATGGTAAACGATATTGTAGAAAGCTCTGACTGAATCTCTACACTGAATATGAAGACTGCATTCTGACATTTGGATGTCTGTCAGTTTTGTGTGTCTTGGATTGTTGTAATGTGGTAGTGCTCGAATGTCTCattgatataataaataattttttaaacctttaccagacataaaaatacaaaaagcaaGCGTTTACATACATATGAAACAGTACATACTGTTGCTTTTTTTCATGGTGATAATAAGAATAATTAATGAGCGTGGTAAGCTTGAATTATTGAAGAAGTTATATATAATACGACAACAGATTAAGGAATAAACACAAGAGTCTGAATGATATTCAAGCAAATGTAgatgataaattttatatacTCAAAGAAGTGGATTTCTGTATTATCCATGGCTGTGTGttaaaatgaattgttttatttcaggtaAACTACCTCATAAAAAGAAGATTGTAATCGCAGGAAATCATGAGTTGTCTTTTGACGAAAGTCTTTTTACCGAAGCTAACTGTTTCGGCGAGAGTATTGGAACAGTAAAACATTATCTCAAAACCAAAGGATTTAAATCTGTTAGAGAAATATTGACTAATGCTATTTATTTACAAGATGCAATGGTTACTGTTTgtggaataaatatatatggatCTCCAtggtaaatatttttgatgaaacTGAATTATTGgattgtttaacatgtttaacttcaACTACACGACATAACTGACTGTGTGACATGATATGTTACGTATAGCTTTCATGCGTTGGACTTCCTTGCTTCCTTAATATAACTTTATGACAGAAAATATGTCTTTTTTGCAGATGATAGCTAACGGTAACTGGCATAAAATGTATCTGTCATGCAATTGATAGCTGGGTTAATGTGTGGCATCGATTCTGTCTTTCATAAAGTAAATAGCTAAGAGTAACTCTGTGTTTCTTTCAAGAAGTGTATGGGTAAAGGTTACAATGTGGCATGACGTGTGTCTTTTTATGCAgttgatatataaatttaagGTAACAGTGTGGccttatatgtgttttttttatgtagttgATGGCTAACAATGTGGCATCATAAGTGTCTATTATGCAGTTGATTGATACAGGTAACACTGTGGCATTGTATGTATCTTTTATCCAGTTGCTGGCTTATGATTACTGTGTAACATCATTTTGCCATCTTACAGTTGATGTCTTACGTTAACAATAACTATGTGGCATCATATGTTTCTTTCGATGAGTTGATATGTATAGGTTACTTTGAGGTATCAATTGTATCATTGATAAAGTTGATGAATAAAGATAACTGTGAAGCCataaatttgtcttttatgCACTTTAACGTTTTATATTTCAACCTATATTTCaacaatgtaaatgaaaatagaTATCGGATAGCTTGTTCGAATCAGACTCCCGTGACTGTGTACCTTATTCTTACATGCATTGATATCAAATGTTTTAGGCAACCCCGATTTGGTTGTTGGGCGTTCAATGTTATACGGGGTAaagaaatattgcaaaattggAACTATATACCGGACAATGTTGATATTCTCATAACACATGGACCACCAGTTGGTGAGTTTTAAATAAGTATCACGCACTTTCTTCAcggtattatattatattaacaattattaacaagtcaggagcctgtaattcagtggttgtcgtttgtttatttgttacatatttgtttttcgttaatttttttacataaataaggccgttagttttctcgcttgaattgttttacattgtcttatcgaggccttttatagctgactatatgcggtatgggctgtgctcattgttgaaggccgtacggtgacctataattgttaatgtttgtgtcattttggtcttttgtggatagttgtctcattggcaatcataccacgatATATGGCGTACATTTATAAGGTTTTATTTAAGTTCTACTTACTACAATTACTCTATATGTAATAACGACTTTGACAATTTTTTGTGTCTATTTCTTATACCtccatttaaattatttatccTGAAATCGTTTCAATAGTCGACAAAGCAACGTGGAGATGAAGTAATATTTACGATGTTGTTTCTTCTGTTACCGTGGATACTGACCATTCGCAACACGACGAATACCAGATCTGGGACTCAATCTGCTTTCCCTTTTTGGAATAATGTATATAACCATCGGGTTCTAGTGTATTTATGCAGTGCCTTGAAGACTGATGTAGCATATCGTTGTTTACcgggtgttttttttctcaagaataTGTCGGTCTCTCTTCGACAGGTGgggtttgtttctattttttgtgttttaaaatgtcTTATGCATATCAAAGTCTAGGTTTTCAGGCAAATTCATGTCTTGTTTTTTCTTaccatttaaaacattttctaaaagaaatttagaatcaaattaattatgtaaaaacACATTCTTACCAAAAATGAACTGTTGGTGCCCTTCCAAGTGGCAACCACACGTAACTAAAAATATACCATAGGGATATCTAGTATCATATTGCACTCGATTATAATAAGTGATTAGCTACTCAAGATGGTTCATACTACTAACAAATATAAACCTTTACTCCccaggccttgaaggcataaaactttgctcagtgctcggagcacaaaaatcatgctcgaaacatgaaatccagcaatttgattggttgattttcgagtctgagtacaaaaatcatgctcgaaagttttatgaccgtgaaGCCTGGTCACGGTGATGTAATCAAGGTTGCAATAAATGTTGGTTGTGTTGAACTTTTAAACACAGTACAGAAACGTGTCAAACCAAAGTATCATATATTTGGTCACATAAATGAGGGTAAGTCGTTCCCAAAACTCACGTCCGAAACACCAGAACATGCATATTACAGGGTTAATTGCTTTGACATAGCAACAAACATGTGTAAAAAACAGCATCACTTAGTTTAAACCTTCATATAATAATCATAAACTGCACATTTAGCAagacaattgtttttaaaattaaataatgcaACGCCTGTTTTCAGTATAATTTCAGTAAACACAACAAATGTTCTTGATGTTTGGAtggataattttattttggtgaAATTGGACCAGTTTGTAAGTGTTGATAGATTGGTAAAGAGAAATTGACATTCCAGATTATTAAATTTATCAGAATTAGTAATATGcagtgaatatatattttatctgtaAATATAAATCCAGGAATCACTTATTTTGCGTTTTGTcaacacaaacataaacaaacaacttcATTGATATGTTTCTACTTTTAGGTTATGGACTAACAACAGATGGAGAAACATTGTTTATCAACGCATCCTCTTGTACCAAAGGATATAAACTGTGTAATCCACCAATAATATTTGATGTGCCTTTACCGCATGGCCTGTCAAAATACAGTTCACTTGAAAGTGTGGAAGTTGTGTCTTATTCAAAGAAGGAATC
Proteins encoded:
- the LOC134707199 gene encoding metallophosphoesterase MPPED2-like, producing the protein MITKCTDNDNSQYFFIFVEKFKSKKMRKLGLRSTTSKKNEREIKDFLDDEKSEKYRQVNILPDLETDMPSRAWRRMSETQTFKTVAPLNIHSPVQPDCLRFVCLSDTHSMLHADNMSNFYVPPGDILLHAGDFTNEGRPLEIERFNEVLGKLPHKKKIVIAGNHELSFDESLFTEANCFGESIGTVKHYLKTKGFKSVREILTNAIYLQDAMVTVCGINIYGSPWQPRFGCWAFNVIRGKEILQNWNYIPDNVDILITHGPPVGYGLTTDGETLFINASSCTKGYKLCNPPIIFDVPLPHGLSKYSSLESVEVVSYSKKESSSKPVIGISQKTKITNY